Below is a window of Paraburkholderia kururiensis DNA.
CAGCATCGGCGTGTTGCTGGGCGGTCTGCTCACGAACGTGCTCAGCTGGCACTGGATCTTTCTCGTGAATCTGCCCATCGGCATCGCGGTCTACGCGCTGTGTCTCGCGTTGATTCCGGCGGGCCGCGGGCATGCGCACGGTGAGCGGCTCGATGTGAGCGGCGCTGTGACCGTGACGGCCGCGTTGATGCTCGCGGTCTACGCCATCGTCAACGGCAACGAAGCGGGCTGGACTTCGACGCAGACGTTGGGCCTGCTCGGCGCAGCCGTGGTGCTGCTTGCGGCATTTCTCGTCATCGAGTCTCGCGTGCAGCATCCGCTCATGCCGCTCGGCCTGTTCCGGCTGCGCAGCATCGCGGTGGCCAATGTGGTGGGCGTGATGTGGGCCGCAGCCATGTTCGCGTGGTTCTTCATTTCGGCGCTGTATCTGCAGCGCGTGCTCAACTACCGCCCGCTGGGCGTGGGGCTGGCGTTTCTGCCCGCCAATCTCATCATGGGCAGCTTTTCGCTGGGGCTTTCCGCGCGCATCGTGATGCGCTTCGGCATTCGCGCGCCGCTTGCGGCAGGGTTGCTGCTTGCCGCCGCGGGTTTGCTGCTGTTCGCGCGCGCGCCGGCGGACGGCCACTTCGTCATGGACGTGCTGCCCGGCATGATGCTGCTCGGCTTCGGCGCCGGCATCGCGTTCAATCCCGTGTTGCTCGCGGCCATGAGCGAAGTGAAGCCCAGCGAATCGGGCCTTGCGTCCGGCATGGTGAACACGGCATTCATGATGGGCGGCGCATTGGGACTGGCGATTCTCGCGAGCCTCGCGGCGGCGCGCACGTCGTCGCTTGCGCAGGCGGGGGCCGACACCGTGACGGCGCTGAACGGCGGCTATCACGTCGCGTTCATGTTCGGCGGCGCGCTCGCCGCGGCAGCGGCGTTGATCGGTGCCACGCTGCTCAAGCGCACCATGCAGCCGCCTGCGCAGGACGAAGGGCAAGCATCGCCTCAACATTCGGAAGCGGGAAGCGAAGCGCCCAACGCGTGACGGGCTGCGTCGTTAAAGCCCGCGTAGAAGCCGCAACACGCGGCGCGTTATGGCAGCGCAAGCGCCGATGCCATCAAGGCCGGCGCTTGCGCTTCCTGCTTCGCGTCAAGGCTGCGCGTTCGTATAGTCCGGATTCAGATGAATCCTGTTCTGGATGTTGGCGATAGAGCCCACGCCCTGCGGATGATCGATCACATCGTCGGCATCCTCCACCGAAAGCCAGCCCACGATTGCCGAATTCGGAATGTGCGTTACGTTGACCTCGCCGCCCGTTTCGTCGGTGTTCTTGTAGCCGTTTTCCATGGTGATGCCGGCCATGTCGTACGCGTGCTCGGTGGGTGGAAGCCGGCGCGTGTCCACGATGTAGATGTACCCGTCGCGCTCGCCGCTGTTGCAGTAGGGCAGCGCATGCTCGATCTGCTTCGCCGTGGACACGCCCGATTGCCCCGTGGCGCCCTTGCCCGCTGCAAGGCCCTGCGCTTCCAGACGGTTCGCCGGAACGCTCAGGTCGTTGCGGCTGCGAAACCCGCCATCGTTTCTGATCTGCTGCGGCGGGCGTGAATCGCCGCGGAAAACGAGGCCTTGAAATTCGAAGAGCCGGTTTCGATCGGCAAGCAGATCGGAGCGGCCCGTTTCCACCACCGTGCCCACTTGCCGGCCACCCGTCACGAAACGATGCAGGTCGTCGTGCGTGTGGATCGGGGTGTCGGCAGGCGGCTGCGTGCGCGTGTCCGATACGGTGCTCGCCGATAACGACGAAGCTGACGACGAGGACGACGAAGCCGAAGTCGAGCGGCTCAACATGGGACTGCCAGCGGAACGCTCCGCCGGCGACATACCCAGTTCCGCGAACACGCTCTGCGTGAAGGCCCCTTCTTCCTCGAGCGCGGGCATGGGCACCTGCGGCGGTTCCGGCGACACGCGCATTCTGAGCCGCTCCGCGTCGCCGCCGTGCAGCGCGAATGTGCGGCCCGTCTGCCCGTCGTAGCAGAGCACAGCGGCCACCGGCGCACGAGCGTTGTCGCGGCCCGCGCCCACGCGTTCGGCTTGGCCCTGTCCCGACGCGTTCACGATCTTCACCGTCGCGCCCGGCTTGCCGAACACCTGGCCCGCAATGCGCACGATGGCGTCGCGATGCTGCGTGACGTCCACGTGCGCGCCAGGCTGCCCCTGCGTGACCTCCGCAATCACGCGGCGCCGCGCGTCCATCACCTTGCGCTGCATCGCGCTGGACGACGAATCGGTCTTGCCCGACATGTGCTGATACAGCGCGTGCAGCATCGAATCGAGGCCCGGCGTGCCGGCGTTGTCGATCACGTTGATGCCCGCGCGCTCCAGGTTGTGGCGCCACGTGAGCGGCTCGCGCGCGTCGGCCTCGTGTTGCGGCATGTGGTCCACTGCCTGCGCCGCCGCGTCGCGTCCGCCCTGATCGAGCATCTGCGTGGAAAAGCGGCGCCGCAGGTTCTCGCCGAACAGGTGGCCTTCCAGCCACGTCGCCGCGTCTTGCTTGCCCATGCCTTGAAGCTGCGCGATCTCCGTTTCGCTGAAGCGAAAATCGCGCAGCATGTTGCGCGCGGCAATGGCGCGGTCGCCTCCGCCGAACAGGTCGGCGGTGAAAAGCCGCGTGGCAAACGACGGATTGTCGCGAGCGAAACGCTGTTGCAGATCGCGCGCAATGTCCTGCTCAGGCTGGCCCACGTAACGCGCCTTGTTTTCGAGGCCCACGTCCACAATCGCGGTGCCTTTCGAAAGCTGGCGGGCGAGCGTATCGATGCCCGCGGCGGGGTTGTACGACACGTCGTCGACGAGGTGCTTCTTCAATGCGTCAAACGTGGCGTCCGGCTCGGACAGGTGATGGATGCAGGCGAGCGTACCGTTCCCGCTCGACGCCGCTTCGTTCGCAATGAAGTGCAGCGCGTTCTGCTGCTGCGCATCCGTACCCAGCCCGGCGCTTTCTTCGGAGAGCACGCGCAGCGCGATCAGCACGTTTGCCTCCGGGTTCTTCTCTGCGAGGAACGCGCGCGCTTCGGCGCCCTTGCCGTCGCGCTCCAGCGTCTGCACCTTGCGGATATCGGCATCGCCGAGCTTGAGTTCGTCGCGCAGAAACTGCTGCGGATGACGCAACCGGCTCGTCTGCGCGCCGCCCGCCACGATACGTTCGTGCACCTGCGGCAACGCGCGCAGCAACGCTTCTTCGCGCATCGCGGCATTCACAGGCTTCGCGTTCTGCGAGTTGATCTCGCCCACCACGCCACGCCGCCCCGCATAAGCGAGATAGAACGGACTCAGCACGGCACGCGTCGCGCTGATGCCGGCCGCGGCGCCCGGGTTCACGGCGAGCTCGGCCACGCCCGCAGCCGCATTCACCACGCCGTAGCCCACCTGAATCTTCGCGTGGCGCTTTTCTTCCTTGAGCGTGCTGAGCGTGTTGTCCTGATGCGCGAGGATGTGCGTGCGCATCGTATCGACGGGCGCCGGTTGCAGGTGCGTGCGGCCCGTTTGCAACGGCAGCACCTTCTGGTTGTAGCGCACCTTCATCGCGTCGAGGCGGTCCAGACTCGCGCCGCTCGCGAACTGCCTGATGAGCGCGGCGCGAATGTCGGAGCGTTGATGCTTCGTGGTGGGCAGCGTAGCGTCGCTCTTCCAGAAGCGCCACGAGCCGAAATGCAGCGTGGATTGCAGACGCGTTTTCTCCTCGGGCGAGAGCGCCTTATAGCGCGCAACGAACGCGGCCTGCTGCCCCGACGCGGCGATCGCCTTCAACGTATTCGGGCTGAACTGGCTCGCATCGACGCCGGCTTCCTGCATGGTTCGCTGAAGTGCCACCACGTCGGGCGATGTCTTCGCACCCAAGGCCTCGTTGCGCACGGTCTTGAGTTCATCGAAGAGCGCGGCCGTGCGGCCCGGCCGCACGTCTTTCGAGATGAACGCGTCGATCACTTCTTCGCGCGCCGCGCGACGCATGCTGGCCGTGTTGAGATTCGTGGTGCGCCCCATGTTGAGCACTTTCATCGCGATCTGTTCGCCGGGAAAGTGGAGCACCTTCGCGAGACGCTGCTGGCCGATGGCGCCCAGCGCCGCGAAGTTGTCGACGAAGCGTTGCACCTCGGCGTCGCTGCGCGTGCGCAGAATCGAATAGACGTTGGGGCTCAGATGCCCCGACGCAAAGGCATCGTCCAGCTTGCGCATGGCTTCGCTTTGCGAGTCCGTGCGCGCACTGGGCGGATTCAGAACCGACGAACGCAGCGCCTGCGTGCGATCCACGCCGCGGTCCACCTTCGCGCTTTGCAGCGCGCCCGTGGCGAGATACATGGCGCCCGAAGGAATGGCGAGCGCGCCGTCGGCCGTCACCGATGCCGCCTTGTCGCCGTACATGGAGTGGCCCGGATGCGCTGCCGTGTAGATGCGCCCCGCCAGCCCAGCGGACCCAAGGCCCACGTCGCGAATCGCCCCGGGCGTGGCGCGCACCAGATTGCCGCGCGCCTGGTTGAGCGCCGTGGAGGCGTCGCGTCCCTCCACGCTGCCGGGGGTTTCGGTCTTCGCCTTCTTGCTGGCGTCCGCGAGCTTGAACGCCTTGTTGCCGAAGCCGACTGCGGTGGCCGCAACGTCGAGCGCCGAAGGCAGCATGCCGATACCGTTGGCCGCCGCCGATGCCGCGGAGGTGGCGTGATTCGCGCCGCTGAACGTGCTGGCAAGCCCGGAGCCCGCGCCAATCGCGTTGCTGGCCGCCCATAGCTCGTAGCCCGCGGCGGCCGTGGGCGCGAGCACGGGGTCGGTCTTGGCGAGGCCGTTGCGTGTGGCATCCACCGCTTTGCCGCCCACGCGCTTCGCGCCGTTCGCGAGCGCGCCGAGGGTGGAGTGATTCGCCGCCGTGGTGGATGGCGTGGATTGAGCCGTGGGTTGGCCGTTGGCGTTCTGGCCGTTCGCGGGCGCATTGCCCGCGGTGTGGCCGGCGTTGGCGTCATCGGTGACAGTCGGGTTGGGGTGACCCGTGGAACCGGTGATGGGCGTCGACATTGCGCGTTCTCCTGCAAGGCAAGGTCCGGCACAGGCCGGACCGGCAGGCGCCCCGAACGGCGCCTGACCTTGCAGTACAGCGCAACGGAAATACCGGGCTCGCGCGGGGCCGGAACTTGCGTCGCGTCACGCGAAGCTAACGGCGCAATGAGCCCGCACTCGCTCGTCAGAACATCTGCCGCAAGCCCACTGCCGCGCCGACGTTGTTGGTGCGGCCGATGCGATCCACATTGCCCGTGGCCGGATTGGTCACGCCAGGGTAGTCGGCGGCGAAGGCGCCCGTGCCGCGTGCGAAGTCCACCGTGCCATACACTTCGGTGCGCTTCGAGAGCGAGTATTCGGCCAGCATCGTGGCCGAGTAGTTGACGCCCGAGCCCAGCGTGCCGTCCAGCCGTTCAGCATTGCGCGCGTGGCCGTAGTAGCCCGCCACGGTGATCAGGAGCGGCGGCGTGGCGCGCCAGTTGGCGCCGACGTAGAACGTGTCGTCGATGCGGTTCGGGCTGTGGCCGTTCAGCGTGGGCGCGCCGGCTTGCTGCATGTTGGCGTCCGTCGTGCCGGTCTTGTCCTGACCGTGCAGCCAGCCGGCGAGGAGCCGTACCGTCGAGGTGATCTGGTACGCGCTGCTCACGTGCAGGAAGTTGACCTTCGCGCCGTTGATCGCGCTGCCGTTCGCCAACGACACCGAAGTCTGCTGGAAGCCCGCGTTGATCGACGCGGGGCCGTGCGCGTACGTCAATTCCACGCCATACGTGCTGTCCAGACCCATCGCGCCGGCGTGATTGCCGAAGCCGTAGATGGCGTCGATGGAAAGGCCGTTGTACG
It encodes the following:
- a CDS encoding DHA2 family efflux MFS transporter permease subunit, translating into MTHNIEDRKRWLALVVLCLGVLMIVLDSTIVNVALPSIAADLGFSETSLVWVVNGYMLTFGGFLLLGGRLGDLYGHRKLFLGGITLFTLASLACGIANSQAMLVCARAVQGLGGAVVSAVSLSLIMNLFIEPGERAKAMGVYGFVCAGGGSIGVLLGGLLTNVLSWHWIFLVNLPIGIAVYALCLALIPAGRGHAHGERLDVSGAVTVTAALMLAVYAIVNGNEAGWTSTQTLGLLGAAVVLLAAFLVIESRVQHPLMPLGLFRLRSIAVANVVGVMWAAAMFAWFFISALYLQRVLNYRPLGVGLAFLPANLIMGSFSLGLSARIVMRFGIRAPLAAGLLLAAAGLLLFARAPADGHFVMDVLPGMMLLGFGAGIAFNPVLLAAMSEVKPSESGLASGMVNTAFMMGGALGLAILASLAAARTSSLAQAGADTVTALNGGYHVAFMFGGALAAAAALIGATLLKRTMQPPAQDEGQASPQHSEAGSEAPNA
- a CDS encoding porin, with product MKKITISMGVGTLFAMSASSAFAQSSVTLYGLVDTAIRYQTNAGPDGKDLIGMTVGPETHSRWGLRGTEDLGGGLSAIFRLENGFELGDGRLHVANTLFSRQAYVGLSSTRYGALTFGNQYAPLYDTMGDIFDPMTVGDYWQDSWAYNGIGNYLTVPNSVKYAASYNGLSIDAIYGFGNHAGAMGLDSTYGVELTYAHGPASINAGFQQTSVSLANGSAINGAKVNFLHVSSAYQITSTVRLLAGWLHGQDKTGTTDANMQQAGAPTLNGHSPNRIDDTFYVGANWRATPPLLITVAGYYGHARNAERLDGTLGSGVNYSATMLAEYSLSKRTEVYGTVDFARGTGAFAADYPGVTNPATGNVDRIGRTNNVGAAVGLRQMF